In Litorilinea aerophila, the genomic stretch GAACGCACGAGATGCCATGGCATCGGGTGGCACCCTCACCTTTACACTGGAACGGCTGTGTGTCCAACCGAACGAACAGCCCCCGGTGGCCGGCCTATCAGCCGGGGAGTGGATCCGGCTGACGGTGACCGACACGGGCGAGGGCATGTCTGCGGAGGTATTGCCCCACATCTTTGAGCCTTTCTTCACCACCAAGGAGGTAGGCCAGGGGACCGGCCTGGGGCTTTCCCAGGTGTATGGGATTGTCAAGCAGCACGGCGGCGAGATCGCCGTGGAAAGTCGCCCGGGGCAGGGAGCCCGGTTCGACATCTACCTGCCGGCCCTGCCGGCCCCGAAGATGGGGGAGACCATCTCCGAGCCGACGGAGACTGTCCAGGGGCGGAGTCATACCCTGCTGCTGGTGGAAGATGAGGAGCTGCTGCGGGAGGCCCTGGCTGAGGTATTTCAGTCGTACGGGTACCAGGTGCTGACTGCGTCCGGCGGTGCGGAAGCCCTGGAAAAGTACGAACAGGTCAACGGCCAGGTGGACCTGGTCATCAGCGACATGGCTATGTTGGGCATGAATGGCATCGAACTGCACCGGGCCCTGCAGCAACGGGCGCCCGCCATCCGCACCATCATCATCAGCGGTCACCCATCCCAGCGGCAACAGGTGGACTGGCGGCAGTTGGGCATCCGGGCATGGCTCCAGAAGCCGGTGAGCGTTGGCGAGCTGATGGAGCAGGTCCACAAGGTGCTGGAAACGGTCAGCCCTTCAGGCCGGTAGTGGCCAAACCGCGCACCAGGAAGCGCTGGGCGTAGAGGAAAAGGGCAATGACCGGGACGGTGACCATGACCGACGCGGCCATGAGTTCAGCCCATTGGGTGCCAAACTCCTGATTGAAGGCAGCAAGGCCTAGTTGAAGGGTCTTCATCTGATCTTCCTTCACCACCACCAGGGGCCACAAGAAATCGTTCCATGTCCAAAGAAACGAAAAGAGCCCCATGGTTCCAATCACCGGCTTGGAATTGGGTACCAGGATGCGCCAGAAGAAGCCGGCGTGGGAACAGCCGTCGATGAGGGCAGCATCTTCAATTTCGCGCGGGAAGCTCTGGAAAAACTGCCTGAAAATGAATACCCCGTATACTGAAATCAGTCCGGGGAAAATCAGCCCGGGATAGCTGTTGAGCAGGCCGATCCCCCCTTGCCCAAACAGATCGTTGCCACCGGCCAGGGGAAAGCGACGGATCAGCAAGAAGATAGGCAGCACCAGAACTTCAAAGGGAACCATCATGGTGATAAGGAGGGCAAAAAACAGCGCATGACGGCCGGGAAATTCCAGCCGGGCAAAAACATAGCCGGCCATCGCGCCCAGAAGGATCTGGCCAGCCACGTCGGCAACAGTCACGAAGGTTGTATTCCGAAAAAGACGGCCCATATCGATGGCATGATAAGCATCGGCGTAGTTTGCCCAGTCGAACTGGCTTGGGATCCAGCGTGGGGTGATGCCGAAAATTTCCGCATCCACTTTGACCGAAGTCAACACCATCCAGACGAATGGCAGAATCATGACAAGTGCGCCAAGAGTCAACAGCAAATAGACGAACAGCAACGTTAAGCGGAATTCCTGCCGTCTGTTTGTCAGCAATGGGGCCATCTTAGTTCTCCTCGCGCAAGAGGCGGAAATTCAAAATCGTAATCAACAAAATTGTCGCCAACAGAACCATGGAAATTGCACCTGCCCTGCCCAGGCGCAGATATCCAAAAGCGTTCATATAGACTTCCCAAACCAAGGTGTTTGTCGTCAGGAGAGGCCCACCCTGGGTCAAGATAAAAATCAGCCCAAAACTACGGAAAATACCGATCGAGTAAGTCACCACGACAAAGAGGATGATGGGGCGTAGAAGCGGTACAGTAATAAATGCGAATATCTGCCAATTCTTAGCTCCATCGATGCGTGCAGCTTCATAAAGTTCGGTGGGGATGTCCTGAAGACCGGCCAGGAAAATCACCATATTGGCACCCAGAGCCGCCCATAGCGTGACGATAATCAGTGAAGGCAATGCCAATTTCGGATCATAGAGCCACTGCTGGGGAGGGATCCCCACCAGCCCCAGGAAGTAGTTAAGTAGGCCTACCTGAGGATTAAAAATCCATTTCCAAATCAATGACGAAACCACCACCGAGGTCACCACAGGCAGGTAGTAAATAGTCCGGAAGATGATACGCCCGCGAATAGGTTGATCCAGGAGCACTGCGACGACCAGGGCCAATGCCGTGCCCAGAGGGACACTCCCGACCGTAAAGAGAATGGTATTACGAATGGCCTTCAGGGTGACCTCAGTGGTAAAGACCCATCGGTAGTTGGCCAGGCCGGTAAACTTCATGGGCGAAAACAGGTCGTAGTTGGTGAAGCTGAGGACAATATTGTACAGGACCGGATAGAACTTGATGGCGATGAAGATCAGCATGGGCACTAGCAAAAAGGTATAGGCAGTAAACCATTCACTCCCTATCCAGCGCTCCACCCGCCGTTGCCATCCGGGCTGGGGACGTACAGCTGTGGGAGAATCACTCATTATCGTCGACATGGTTCTTTTCGCCTCATTCCTGGCTATAGGTCTATGCAACACCTGGTTTGGGGAATTGGAAGAAGGCCGACTTCTGACCGAAGTCGACCTTCTGGGACGTGATGGTCCGGCTGAGCACTGCTATGCATCTTCGGCCAGGATGGCGTCGATCTCCGCACAAGTGGCGACCATCGTCTCCTCAGGCGAAAGCTCACCCCGCAGGCACTTTTCCAGGTTGGTCGCCAAAGGCCGGAATAACTCAATGAGCCGCCAATGTTTGGGATACGGCACCGCGTACTCGGTGGCAGTCAATAATACCTTCATCCGATCGGTCATGAATTCCGCATCTGCCAGGGAACGACGGGGCGGTGTGACTCCTGCACTGGCACAATATTTCTCCAACATAGGTGCGCTGGTCAGATGCTGGAAAAACGCCCATGCCATGTCGGGTGTTTTGGTCAGGCTCGAGATGAAGAATTTATTTACCCACACGTGGCAAGCCTGTACTTTGTGGCGTAAGGGCAAAGTCACCACCAGATGCTCTAACTGGTCGGGGGCGTAGAGATTGACATCTCGTTCCAGGAAGGAAGAATCGTAAGTCGAAGAGGCCATCCCTACCGCAATCGGCGCCAGATCGCCCTGGGCTTCAAAGCCGGGATAGGGCTGCACCTGATCTTCGACGACCAGGGTATACACATATTCCAGTGCTTCGATGGCCGGAGGCTCATCCAGAGTACAATGGGTGAGATCATCGCTTAAAAACTGCCCACCAGCCATCTCCATGAACTGCATATAAGCCTGCAAGTCGTTCTGCCAACCGCCGGGGCCAGAAAAATGGTATCCTTCCCGGGTAATTTTCCCGTTCTCCCGGATGGTTAACGCATTGGCAAACTCCCGCAACTCCTCCCAGTTGGTCGGCGGTGCCGCGATCCCGGCCTCCTCCATATGGTCCTGACGGTACCAGAAGGAACGGATGTCAATCCGGTACGGAACCGCCACAATACTACCGTCTATGGTGACATCGTCCTGCAATGCCGGGAAGAAATCATCCCAGTTCCACTCATCGCCGGCCAGGGCAATGTAATCGTCCAACGGCAGCGCCCATCCCCGTTTGGCCATTTGCGGCGCCCAAACTGCCCCTCCCTGGAAAACATCCGGAGTGACACCGCTGGCAAAGGCTGTAGTCATCTGTTCATTATAACGTCCCCAATCTGTGTAATTGACATTGACCGTGACATTTTTCTCCCTGGTGAAGGCTGGAATGATCTCATCTTCCAGGACAGCTTTGGTTGGCTCTGCATAATCGACCATCATCAGGCTCAGTTCAACCGTTTCTCCCGTTGCAGACGGTTCTCCCTGTGCGCCTTCAGTGGTCGGAGCAGGTGCAGGTGCACAAGCAACCAACAGGGTCCCAAGGGAGAGCGTCCCGCTCAGACGCAGAAAATTTCGTCGATCCAATTTGGCTGGCATGGGGTTCCTCCTAGATTGATTCGTGAGAGTGTAAACAATAAGTAGGGCACTTTTTCATCTACAAGCGCCAGATGGTAAGCTATGGTTCTGCGGGTGACAGGGATTCCCACTCACTGTAACAAAAGATTGCCCACCCTTGCCACCCCCCAGGCTGCCAGAACACTGCCAAAGACTGCCATGTCCCATAACGAACGCCACCAACCTGCACCAGCGGAACCCGGTCCACCACCCGAGTTCGTCGAGCAGGTGAAGCAGGCCCTGGATCACCTGTACGATATCGACTTCCTGGAACGCCATCCCCTGACCTTTACTACAGGGGCCGGCGAGGAGTCGCCGCCCGCGCTGCGAGGACAGCGGCTGCGGTGGGAGCTTTCTGCTGCCATCGAAGCCCTGAACCCCGGCGCGCATGTCCCCTTCGCCGCGCCACCGGCCCGCATCTACAACCTGCTCAGCCTTCGCTATGTGGAACGCCGCAGCGTGCTCCAGGCCGCCCAGGAGCTCAACCTCTCCGAACGCCAGGCCCACCGGGATCTGCGCCAGGGAGAAGAGCGGGTGGCCGCGCAACTGTGGGCACGCCGCCCAGAGCTGTCGCGCCAGGAACCCCGCGCCCTTCAGCTCTCGTCTTTCGAGGCAGAGATGGCCCGCTTTGAGCCCCACCCCCGCCCCACGGACCTGGGGCAACTCCTGCGCCATGCCCGGCAGGTGGTCGCTCCCCTGGCCGCCCAGCGTGGCATCGACCTCCAAATCCACCTTTCCACCCAGCAGGCCGTGGTTTCCCTGGACCCGGCCATCGCCGAACAGGTGTTGGTCAACACCCTCAGCCATGCCATCCAACAGGCCGCAGGCGGTTACCTCACTGTCCGTTTGCATGACCGGTCGGATACGGTCCGGATCTCCCTGGAATTTGCCGTCTCGTCTGCCAGCCAGCCCCGTACCGCCCTCGATCTGGTCACTCTGCAAATCGCCGACCGACTGGGCTGGCAGCTGAGCCAGGAAACACCTGAACCCGAGCTGCGGACCATCTGCCTGCAAATCCCCACCCGGGGCCCCACCGTCCTGGTCATCGACGACAACGAGGGGCTGGTCAGCCTGCTGGAACGGTATCTCACCGACCAGGCGTGCCGGGTGGTGGCCGCCACCAATGGCCAGGAGGGCCTCCAACTCCTGGAAAACCTGGTGCCCGACGCTATCATCCTGGACATCATGATGCCCGAAATGCACGGCTGGGAATTCCTGCAGCGGGTCCGGGCCAGGCCAGCCCTGGCCCGGGTGCCCGTCATCATCTGCTCAGTCATCCACAACCCCCAGCTGGCCTACTCCCTGGGCGCCTCCTTCTTCCTGCCCAAACCCGTCCGCCGCCGGGACATCTTGGAGGCCTTACAGCAGGTGGGGGTGATGTGACCGGGCAGCGCTAAAACAGATGGCATCCAGCAACATGAGGAATATCCATGGAAACCATTCCCGACCATCGCCACATCGCCAACGGCTACGAAATTCCCTCCGAGACTTATTG encodes the following:
- a CDS encoding carbohydrate ABC transporter permease, which encodes MAPLLTNRRQEFRLTLLFVYLLLTLGALVMILPFVWMVLTSVKVDAEIFGITPRWIPSQFDWANYADAYHAIDMGRLFRNTTFVTVADVAGQILLGAMAGYVFARLEFPGRHALFFALLITMMVPFEVLVLPIFLLIRRFPLAGGNDLFGQGGIGLLNSYPGLIFPGLISVYGVFIFRQFFQSFPREIEDAALIDGCSHAGFFWRILVPNSKPVIGTMGLFSFLWTWNDFLWPLVVVKEDQMKTLQLGLAAFNQEFGTQWAELMAASVMVTVPVIALFLYAQRFLVRGLATTGLKG
- a CDS encoding response regulator, which produces MSHNERHQPAPAEPGPPPEFVEQVKQALDHLYDIDFLERHPLTFTTGAGEESPPALRGQRLRWELSAAIEALNPGAHVPFAAPPARIYNLLSLRYVERRSVLQAAQELNLSERQAHRDLRQGEERVAAQLWARRPELSRQEPRALQLSSFEAEMARFEPHPRPTDLGQLLRHARQVVAPLAAQRGIDLQIHLSTQQAVVSLDPAIAEQVLVNTLSHAIQQAAGGYLTVRLHDRSDTVRISLEFAVSSASQPRTALDLVTLQIADRLGWQLSQETPEPELRTICLQIPTRGPTVLVIDDNEGLVSLLERYLTDQACRVVAATNGQEGLQLLENLVPDAIILDIMMPEMHGWEFLQRVRARPALARVPVIICSVIHNPQLAYSLGASFFLPKPVRRRDILEALQQVGVM
- a CDS encoding carbohydrate ABC transporter permease, producing MSTIMSDSPTAVRPQPGWQRRVERWIGSEWFTAYTFLLVPMLIFIAIKFYPVLYNIVLSFTNYDLFSPMKFTGLANYRWVFTTEVTLKAIRNTILFTVGSVPLGTALALVVAVLLDQPIRGRIIFRTIYYLPVVTSVVVSSLIWKWIFNPQVGLLNYFLGLVGIPPQQWLYDPKLALPSLIIVTLWAALGANMVIFLAGLQDIPTELYEAARIDGAKNWQIFAFITVPLLRPIILFVVVTYSIGIFRSFGLIFILTQGGPLLTTNTLVWEVYMNAFGYLRLGRAGAISMVLLATILLITILNFRLLREEN
- a CDS encoding extracellular solute-binding protein — protein: MPAKLDRRNFLRLSGTLSLGTLLVACAPAPAPTTEGAQGEPSATGETVELSLMMVDYAEPTKAVLEDEIIPAFTREKNVTVNVNYTDWGRYNEQMTTAFASGVTPDVFQGGAVWAPQMAKRGWALPLDDYIALAGDEWNWDDFFPALQDDVTIDGSIVAVPYRIDIRSFWYRQDHMEEAGIAAPPTNWEELREFANALTIRENGKITREGYHFSGPGGWQNDLQAYMQFMEMAGGQFLSDDLTHCTLDEPPAIEALEYVYTLVVEDQVQPYPGFEAQGDLAPIAVGMASSTYDSSFLERDVNLYAPDQLEHLVVTLPLRHKVQACHVWVNKFFISSLTKTPDMAWAFFQHLTSAPMLEKYCASAGVTPPRRSLADAEFMTDRMKVLLTATEYAVPYPKHWRLIELFRPLATNLEKCLRGELSPEETMVATCAEIDAILAEDA